The sequence CCCCCACTCTCGTACGTGCGCTTCAGCTCCAGCTCATTCCCGCACGCTTTCCCATGCAACTAAACTACTCCTCCCTCTCTCTTATacctctcctcttcttcttcttcttcttcttcttcttcttcttctccctctcaaaccctaaccctaattcttgAATCATCCTGAGGCCACGCAGCACCGGCGGGGATGGATCCCTGCCCTTTCGTCCGGGTCCTTGTGGGCAACCTCGCGCTCAAGCTTCCTGTTGCGGCGCGACCAGCACGCGCAGGTGTCCACCCTTCGGCTTCTCCTTGCTACTGCCGCATTCGTCTCAACAAGCTCCCTTACCAGACTGCTCCTCTCCCGCTTGACTCCGGCGAGACACCATCGAATTCTCTGTCTGCTAGCTTCGATTTGAGCCGCGCTGACCTTGATCGGCTTGCCGGGAAGTCGATCTTCGCCGGCGGTGCTCGGATCAAGATCGCGATCTACACTGGTCGGCGTGGGACTACTTGTGGGGTTAGCTCCGGCCGGCTTCTCGGTAAAATCACTGTTCCTCTGGATTTGAAGTCCGCTGAAGATCGCTCTTGTATATTCCACACTGGATGGGTCTCGGTGGGGAAGGGATCCAAGAGCTCGGTCTCAGCTCAGCTTCATCTCACGGTGAAGTCTGAGCCGGATCCGAGGTTCGTCTTCGAGTTCGACGGCGAGCCGGAGTGCAGCCCTCTTGTTTACCAGCTTCAAGGCTCCATGCGCCAGCCTATGTTCTCATGCAAGTTCAGCTGCCGTAGCGCCGCCGATCGCTGCCTCCGTTCCAGGTTAGTCTCCTTCTCATCTTGAAATCCCTAGATCTTGCTGTTCTACAGCTCGGAATCAAACTTTTTCATGGCTTCTCACAGATCAGTGCAAATCGAAGGCAATAACTCGAAGGGATGGCTCTCAACCTTCGGATCGGAGAGGGAGAGACCAGTGAAAGAGAGGAAGGGCTGGTCGGTGACCGTCCATGATCTCTCCGGCTCGCCGGTGGCCATGGCGTCAATGGTCACGCCTTTCGTTGCTTCTCCGGGAACGGACCGCGTGAGCCGCTCCAACCCCGGTGCTTGGCTTATTCTTCGCCCCGGCGACGGCACTTGGAAACCCTGGGGCCGTCTTGAGGCCTGGCGCGAGCGCGGCGGCATTATCGACGGCATTGGTTACCGTTTCGAGCTTCTCCCGGACACCACTTCCCCCTCCGGCGCCGGCGTCTTGTTAGCCGAATCCACTCTCAGCGCTAGCAAAGGCGGCAGGTTCTCCATCGATCTCACGTCGACGACGAAGCCGTTCTCGCCGGTGACGAGCCCACGTGGCAGCGGCGACTTCGGGCACGGGCTCTGGCCATTCTCGGGGTTTGTGATGTCGTCGACGGTGGAGGGCGAGGGGAAGCAGAGCCGGCCGACGGTGGAGGTCGGCGTGGCGCACGTCGCGTGCGCCGAGGACGCGGCGGCGTTTGTGGCTCTCGCCGCAGCCGTCGATCTCAGCTTGGACGCTTGCCGGCTGTTCTCTCATCGTCTTCGCAAAGAGCTTGAGTTTtcggaataaaataaaataaattttaaataatcttaattattattagtttgtttattaatattaatattattattattatcattattagcTGGTTAGATACTGACGTTAGAGtggtttttgttaatttttttagtttggtgTGGTTTTGCTGGAAAGTGTACAGATGGTCTTCTAGGTGTTTTTTTGTGGAACTAGAAGTCtggtttattttagtttgagtGGAGGTTTTGATATttggttttttgaattttgaataatatgaaattctagtttcctttatttatttatttatttatttggttttgaatgTTGTGGGATATTGTTTTGGGTCATGGTCAAGAACTTTATGAAGATAAGTGATGAGGATGAGAGAGAATGAGATGGTGGGGTTTGAAAGCAAGTTGGCAAAAGGCTGGCGTATGTTTAGGTTGTTTGGTGTGCTTTAATTGCTGGCAAAGCCTTCCCACCATTtgccactctctctctctctctctctctctctctctcttgtatgcgagtatatatatatatatatatttataaatcacTTGCAAATGCACACAAACCATTAGTTTTTggacacacagatatatatataaatataaagtggCTTTTatcccattattttttttaaaatagtgaaatattaaaaatattataaaacggTGGATCTCTCCACAAgagtttgaatttaaaattattttttttaaaatgatcttAGTTTTTACCAATTTGTTTTGTACTAATAAATGCACCAGAGGAACAGTGAATATAAACTGGGTAAAaagagttaaattttttttatagggcatcactatatatatatatatatatatatatatatatttaaaattttgaggtttaattttcaatttgaattaaaataattaccggcttcaattttattttataagaaaaatattcaatagattttgatttattttttaatgttaaaaattctctggAGGTGAGATAAAATTGTCAATTGGGTAGACAACATttctatatataatgaaaattttttttggcatgtacatcatcaaaaataggCGGTAATTTTTTAGTTGAGCACTCGATGATACAAATAGAAGTTAGataaccaatttaattcaaattaaaatttagactccaaaattaaaaaaattatactttggtgactatcaaaaaaatttatcctaaaaaacatttataataattataaatgcttttaatttttcattttttccttgaATTAGCTCAAAATGTACTCGTAGACTCGTAGTATATGTAAGTGGTCATTTGTTCCTCATGTTTGGAATAATAAGCATGAACTAGCCTTGCAGTTTTGGTGGGGAAATggtttagtattttatttttctttaaaaaatatgagaaaaaaattatttttaatatttcatgtccctataaatataaaaattatgactATTTTAATCGTTGTAAtttaaaacatatgattattttatttatttatttcatttaggTGTGACATGGTCAACTTAGGTTTCTGCAAATGATTTATGTGAAATTAAtcaatcataaataatataaaaaaaggccAAAAATGATTTTTCCAAACcgttttcttcttcaatttggAAATTATAAGATCTTTATCAATTCATacggtaaattttttagtatgtcACTAAATTTTGgcttattttcactttgatcactgaacttcaatttgtatcaatttaatcattcaattttaatttgatctcACTGGGTAGTAAATCATAGGATTTCGGCtcccaaatgaatgatgtggttCTTTTTTGACGACATGGACAcctctaatagacttaataatgtgtcatgggAAGGACTGacttaatttttttggaaagctAGCTTATCAATTAGGGGTTAAAATTCGTGATTTATTATcagttgaaatcaaattaaaattgagtgatcaaattgatataaattgaagtttggtgatcaaaatgaaaatgagtcaaagtttagtgacatactaaaaaatttaaccTCAATTCATATCTCTACCACAGATTTCTGTCACACATGAACATTAGTGTGCTTTATTATAAAGCAAACacctaaaaaatatatttaatttttttttattattatcattattttttagtttattctAACATTATTTTTACAGCTCAAAATTAGTTTTTACTGGTATTAACTTAAATTATGAACATGAACAATTtagtttgaatatttaaattcttaaaactGAGTTAAAAAGCTTctccataaatatatatagtttgtaagtacttagttttttaaaatttataaatgtttgATATCAGGCGTTAAGTTGTTAGGTCATAATTTTATGATTGTTATTTAAAGggtaatatatatagtttattgttaattactatttttttgcaTCATAAAATACTATTAAACACTGTGAAAGACTcttaggttgtgtttgattggcaacatggaaaatggttggaaaaaaaaaattttccatgaaaaattttttcatggaaaaattttacatgaaaaatgaaaaaatagtcgtttgattggcattattttctagctagaaaataaaaaattttcaatggaaaattcaaattttgttgtttgatattttccacggaaaataaaatattttcattgaaaaaaacttcatttgttgtttgattgcatcaattttccccgaaaaagtcacattttccatgaatttttttttaaaaaatattaaaattataaacaacactACGTGGAATTGAATTTTAGTgctacgtggaattgaatcttaccattaAAACGTCGCAGAATCTATTCACTGATCtggataaatatatttaaaatattatcaagttatataatttatctatttttaaaaaaatatttaaaagaaaaagaaaacttttattttaaatttttaaaagaaaagttattttaaaattttaaacaacgCTACGTgaaattgaatcttaccatcaaaacgcCGCGGGatctgttatttatttaaaatattatcaagttatataatttattttttttaaaaaaaattaaaagaaaaagaaaaacttttcttttaattttttttaaaaaaaattattttaaatatttcaatcgcaCATTATCTTTTCATATAGCCCCTTACATTTTCCCTAGAAAACTTTTTTCAGTGTGGAGGCAGGAAAAATTTTCTACtgatttgagggaaaatagGGAAAATAGGGTCACGTGATAGAgtctgtagaaaatttttcacagaaaattttgacaaataaacaacctatttagctggaaaatgacccatagaaaatttttaaatgaaaaaaagggcaatcaaacacagcctcaACTATTATTAGATATTATGTATAAATAGACCATTATCCTAATTCgttagatttgaaatctaaatGTTCCCTCAAATCTAGAGATGTCCCTCTCATACATatatcttgatatatatatatatatatatatatatatatatatatatatctttgagtATTTGATACCCATATCATTCATTAGCTTTGAGCACAAGGCAGTTTGAATTCAAAGTCATGCAATATATTGTAGTACTCAACATGGGGAGGGGACCCTTGGCCGTGGTGGTTCTGACAGATCTTTTGGAGGTTGTTATCATTGGCTTCCTTCTCCAttgaaatcaaacaataatattatgaattttttatatatatatataatcggactagattttttttttttttaaaaaatgtggaTAAGTTACATATCAGGAGCATGTACATAGGTCAAAAATTGATTATCCAACTTGCATGTTCTcaattgaaaatgaacaatTTGAGTTACAAACCCGCATTTACAACTAGCGACCTGCTATCATCATTGCTTTTATTAAATCTTGAACTCAAGCCATTTGGCGgactttcaaaattttcaatgagCACTAAGaacattttcatttatatatatatatatatatatatatatatatatatttgtttgagaaaaactaCTGGCATAGGTGCCACAGTCAAAATTGTTGATAAATAATGTGATTTAGATCTAATATATCATATTTGTATATCCTCATCTAAGAGGAAGATTAAACTTTGAGAGGCAACAAAACTAATCATCCAACGGAAAGCCTAGATTCTTCAATGGCTGAGGGAGTTATCGGTAAATTTTTTCAGGGACTATAAAATTTATCTCACTATCTAACAAAGGAAATTAACCTATCAAATATGGAAAACTAAATAGGCATAAAAGTTATAAAAGGAGAGGATAATCATCCATTGCTAATGTTCCTGAAACCCTTTCCCCTTGatttttctcaatatatatatatatatatatatatatatatattttataatagttCTTTCATGACTTAGGTATTGGAGTGTCATCCAAGCCATGATTATTCTTTATGATTATCTTAATGGAAGCCTGATTTTTTGCatcaagatatatattttatttcattagaatgagcttcaaaattttgaatgaGCTAGgacaaaaattttcaataataaaaaataataatggatGGACGGAGTTAACAAGCAAGAATCTTGATGTTGTACGGCTTTTGTAAGGAAAATAGAAATGTTGCCGATAAAAATTTGGTGGGGGAAGAGAAtatgaatttttgaaatatttgtggCCCAAAATGAAGATTCTGATCCAATGGCTCAAACattcatttatgattttttttccttgttttatgTTGGTACAAATGTCCCACTTGATGGGAACCACTTCACTTTCACTGTctatttagatattattattatataaaattatttattagtacttctaatttttcaaatatttttttactgttaatataatattttaattttcttttcaatcactttttttcaatttatttactttgcactctttatattagtttatttaatttaaaaatctgaTTTTGCCCCGCTTAAATAATATACTTTCcgtttattaaatatattttttatttaatattgtgtgTTTACATGCAActacataaattttcatttaaaatgtaacttttttatttaatgtttgtttttaatgtttaatatcttGGGTTTTTGttcattattttgtatttctgatTAAAATTGTTGAAGGGTATTTCTGATgaaaatactgaaaaataaGTTTTCAGATGGTGTCAGAAAAAAAGACTTTTGGGGAATATAAAATAGTCCAGAGATTTTTTATCAAATGAGAAAGTTGGAGGGGTGATATGAACATTTTCTCTATAATTTAATGATTGAAGGCATGTTTTAGTTATAGCACTTAGCAAAGAATGAAGTATATActcattaattaaaattgtaatcccattataacaaaattaaatcatccaacatacacaaacatttttatcttattttttgagttattcttaaaaaagaaatagtATATAACaaagtgataataataataataataataataataataataataataataataataataataataataataattattattattattattattattattattattattattgtttatatcaTCCCTCCAACTTTCTCACTTGATCAAAAAATCCTTGGACTATTTTATATTCCAAAAAAGTCCTTTTTTCTGTCATTATAGCTTATTTTTCGATATGTTTGTCAAAAATGATCCTCAGcgattttaaacagaaacacaaaatagtaaCAATAAATTAAGATGTTAAACATCAAAagcaaatattaaacaaaagaattttattttaaataaaaatttatgtagttacaagtaaacacacaatattaaatagaaaatatacttaataacGGGAGGTATATTTCGTAGGCATGAAAAAATTGGACttttaaactaaataaactGATGCAgggattgaaaaataagtaaactaaAAAAGGAGGGATTGCAGGGGAAATTGAAATATCAAAGTGACTGCAGgggatatttgaaaaattataaggaccaacaaataattttccctaaattatataaaaaattaataattagatattcatttaaaagtttttatatataatttttagacacagacattttgtttttgagatataaaaaattacactttcctttttttccttagtgcaataaaatttattataatttttttagatttagttGAAGTCACAATCAACTTATAATTGAGAATTACTTGATTGttattgtgtttggtttgaaatgttctaaaagatattttataagTAAATCTACTCATAATTCATGATGatttatgaaattttcttttttaaaatatattcaagccataaatatatcaattaatGGAAAAAAGGGAGATAATATTATATGCTATAAAAAAATgtcatttgattatttaatatataatttcttcAACAATAAGGCATATAAATTGGAAACCTCTactatctattttattattattattattattattattattattttattttttttataaagactACAAACGTGGCTCTATAAGAGAATGCATCAGTTACGGTGGCTTAACGATTCTTAAGAGATTTGTTAACTCGGTTAGGTATTACATGGGTCAATTAGATTCTTATCACATACATAACCAGAAGATATTTCAAAACCAAACCAAGTTAATAAATCCTCCTTCCATGCAATTCTAGAGAGGAGGGAAATGACATCCAGCCATATGGGACCTCTACTATCTTCTTATTAAAACATTTTTCATCTTGTTTTAGATGTCATCATATTTACATGaaaaagtatttcatttttaattaaagaaaaggcTACTTTTCATGAAGTATGACCaactaaattaaaaagttgTGTCCCTTTATCTAAAGTAACACATGTCTCTCCAAGGCTATTATTCTAATTTTGACCAATatagtaaaattatttattatttattatttttagacaCACGGATCAAAtagaaattttaagaaaaagaaaggaagttaGAATATTATGACTTGATAAAATTGACAAATTAAAATACTtaataattagaattttttttttaaattatttaacatCATTAATAGTGATATgataatataatgaaaatgaaagaaatttaTAGCATGAAAGCATAGAGTTGAATATGTTTAAGATAACTTTTATTTGAGCTTACTAAATTTTagcttaattaatattaataaaattaattattttagaattaaaaatataatcttcCAAATAaggtttaattaatattaataaattttaaactattattatttaattaaatctcatgCTCAACCGAACAACATCTAatgcatatttataaaaaacaaatatatattctttttctgaatctattgtaaaataaaaatatctttaaaattaaaaataaatttcattttctccaCTTCCTCATTTTTGCCCAAACAAACcatagaaatgaaaacaaaatttattagagTAAATTACTTTTTAGTCACTGGAACTTTTTAAAATACCCAATAAGTCCTTCTAAAATGCACAAAGGTCATTCAGTCCTTCCTTTTTGAAAGGTGGTCTTCTTGATCCCTCCTGTTAGCTTGCACCGTGAGAATTTTGTGAAATGCCACCAATTGCCCTTTGTCCTTTGAGGCGAGAAGCATGAGTCCAGGTCTTTTTAGAGGCAAGGTTGTACTAAGAAGGCATGATGGTTATCGTACCATCTCTCCTTTGCTTGAGaagtttcttttcttcattcttcttgtttatcttg comes from Dioscorea cayenensis subsp. rotundata cultivar TDr96_F1 chromosome 15, TDr96_F1_v2_PseudoChromosome.rev07_lg8_w22 25.fasta, whole genome shotgun sequence and encodes:
- the LOC120278009 gene encoding uncharacterized protein LOC120278009, which codes for MDPCPFVRVLVGNLALKLPVAARPARAGVHPSASPCYCRIRLNKLPYQTAPLPLDSGETPSNSLSASFDLSRADLDRLAGKSIFAGGARIKIAIYTGRRGTTCGVSSGRLLGKITVPLDLKSAEDRSCIFHTGWVSVGKGSKSSVSAQLHLTVKSEPDPRFVFEFDGEPECSPLVYQLQGSMRQPMFSCKFSCRSAADRCLRSRSVQIEGNNSKGWLSTFGSERERPVKERKGWSVTVHDLSGSPVAMASMVTPFVASPGTDRVSRSNPGAWLILRPGDGTWKPWGRLEAWRERGGIIDGIGYRFELLPDTTSPSGAGVLLAESTLSASKGGRFSIDLTSTTKPFSPVTSPRGSGDFGHGLWPFSGFVMSSTVEGEGKQSRPTVEVGVAHVACAEDAAAFVALAAAVDLSLDACRLFSHRLRKELEFSE